The Oncorhynchus tshawytscha isolate Ot180627B linkage group LG12, Otsh_v2.0, whole genome shotgun sequence genome includes a window with the following:
- the LOC112263395 gene encoding drebrin, which yields MRAINLDTYSLSLLTAKEDILNPRSSTNWALFTYDGVTNNLKLADSGAGGVVELSGKFHIARPLYGLCRAGSAETGGPRVAMICWVGPNVDEYRRTECASHVPAIKAFFKEAHVFISAESTEDVTEEKIGTELSKVRPQTEHVRRSSRSKDKEETVGTNYRKTNAAMEMRRANRDSFWARAEREEEERKEEERKRAVEERRRWEKERVLKERKEADERERKMNEKLQMIEGQRRMQAQLEAEVRKQEKSRWELQQREHEEDMRARLRRSESIEKAAEAAVLVSQRSMNPREFFRQLSSSSSQSPSSPGSPRTGKPPLRRYQRSLTDTAFIFGKWDGPTPTSPRSPTLVSPFSRVPSSPFHRTMSPPSTSFRPITSPQSPRAPLVSPPTSPLHSAPAVSARPTLPSPSPQSQPPTQPSAPQPLQAS from the exons GGCTCTATTTACCTACGATGGGGTCACCAACAACCTCAAACTGGCTGACTCTGGAG cgggtggagtggtggagttgtCAGGGAAGTTCCACATAGCCAGGCCTTTGTATGGGCTCTGCAGGGCTGGCTCAGCCGAGACAGGAGGCCCTCGGGTCGCCATGATCTGCTGG GTCGGGCCAAACGTGGATGAATACCGCAGGACGGAATGTGCCAGCCATGTGCCCGCTATCAAGGCCTTCTTCAAG gaggctcatgtgtttatcagtgctgaGAGTACTGAGGATGTCACAGAGGAGAAGATAGGCACTGAGCTCAGTAAAGTCCGCCCCCAGACAGAGCATGTCAGAAGAAGCAGTCGGTCCAAGGACAAGGAGGAGACAGTG GGCACTAACTACAGGAAGACTAACGCTGCCATGGAGATGAGACGGGCCAACAGAGACTCCTTCTGGGCACGTGCAGAG cgtgaggaggaagagaggaaggaggaagagcgGAAGCGAGCAGTGGAGGAGAGACgccgttgggagaaagagagagtgctgAAGGAACGGAAAGAGGCTgacgagagggagaggaaaatgaACGAGAAACTACAGATGATCGAAGGGCAGAG GAGAATGCAGGCCCAGCTGGAGGCAGAAGTGAGGAAGCAGGAGAAATcaagatgg gagctgcagcagagagagcaTGAGGAGGACATGAGAGCTCGCTTGAGACGCAGCGAGTCCATCGAGAAAGCAGCA GAGGCAGCAGTGCTGGTATCACAGCGCTCCATGAACCCCAGAGAGTTCTTCAGACAGCTGTCATCATCATCGTCCCAAAGCCCATCCAGCCCCGGCTCCCCCCGTACAG gCAAACCTCCATTAAGGCGGTACCAGCGCAGCCTGACCGACACAGCATTCATCTTTGGGAAATGGGACGGCCCCACTCCGACCTCCCCGCGCAGTCCAACATTGGTTTCACCCTTCTCCcgtgtcccctcctcccccttccaccGCACCATGTCTCCACCCAGCACCAGCTTCCGCCCAATCACCTCTCCCCAGAGCCCCCGCGCCCCCCTGGTGTCCCCTCCCACATCACCCCTCCACTCCGCCCCTGCTGTCTCAGCCCGGCCTACCCTCCCATCACCCAGCCCCCAGTCTCAGCCTCCAACCCAGCCCTCTGCCCCCCAGCCTCTCCAGGCTTCCTAG